From the Xylella fastidiosa genome, the window CAGCTCACCGAGGTATCTTTGAAGAGGCTCACTGGATCGTAGGCGACTGGGCCGACTGTACAGTCTTGGAAATCCAGAACCGTGACTCCATCGGTCGTTAGCATGAGGTTGCGTGGCATGAAATCCCGATGTACAAGCACACGCGGTTGTGTCAGTGCGTTATCCATCAGTTGCTGTTGTACTTGCTTCAGTGCGTCGAGGTCTGTGCGATTCAGTGTTAAGTTCAGGTGGCGGTATAGGAACCAGTCTTCGAACAAGCTGGCGTCGCGTTCTAGTAGTGCTGTGTTGAACCGGGGAAGGTCGTTTGGCGGAACAATGCACTGCAACGCGATCAGTTGGTCCAGTGCGGCGTCGAATAGGGTGTCGGCGTTGTCGGCGTCCAGGCGTTGGGCCAGCGTTGGTATGCCGAGGTCCTCCAGCAGTAAGAAGCCAGCTTCAAGGTCTTGTGCCAGTATGTGTGGGACACGCACGCCACCGCTGGTGAGTAGTGCATGTATACGTAGCCATTGGTGTGGATTTTCTAGATGTGGTGGGGCATCCATCAAAATATGGCTAAGGCCGTTGCTAGTGCTGCGCCAATAACTGCGGAATCCGGCGTCACTGGAAGCACGTTGTAGCGTTGCTGTCGAGTCTGCGAGTGTGGTACGGATCCATTGCAGGCGTTGTGTCGCACGTGTGGTATCAGAGAAGTCGGATGAGGTCATACGCAGCGTGAAATAATGGCCGACGGGTAATGAGTCAGTGTTAGATAGTAAGGTGCCTTTGTAGGCTTGCTCCGTATTTTTCATTGAATACTTGCGGAAGTATTCAAAAGTGGGACACCGTTAAGTCACTTGGCTGCTTGCCTGGGGGAGTATCAGGAAGGTGCAGTTTATGTCGATCATCAATGAGGTGTGTTGGGGTGTACATGTTATCCGACCATTGCATGATGTTTTGTTGATCCTATTTCCTTTTTATTTAATTTGATCGACTCTTCGTGTGCTTCGCCAAGGAATGTTTTGGTACGACAGAGAGTGACAGGGCATCGCTGTGTTGCGGTTCCAGGTTGTTTTGCATGGATTAGGATTTTTCCTACATTACTCTGTGGTTTTTACTGAAAGTATAAGAGGTGGTTTCAAGGTATTTTTTCCTCAGCCAGTAATGAATACTGGATCGGCTGGTAGAAATACTGGTACGAACTTTTAAATAAAATACTCAAGTCACTCTTAATGTAAGGGGCGTTGCCATGAAATCTTTCGCTATGAGATTGAAGTCTTTGTTGTTGTTGTTTGTCCTTGCTTTTACGGTACATGCGGCTAACAAGGTCGATATCAACACTGCTTCAGCGGAAGAAATGGATAAGGTATTGGTGAATATTGGCCCCTCTAAGGCCTCGGCCATCGTCAAGTACCGTGAGGAGAATGGTCCCTTCAAAAGTGTTGAGGAATTGGCGCTAGTCAAAGGAATCGGAATGAAGACGGTTGAACGGAATCGTGACCTGATTGAAATTGGCACCAGGATGGCACCTGCTAAACATGCCAAGGGAACGGAGCTGAAGTCGGTGGGAAAGCGGTAAGAGGCGCGGAAGGGATACGGTACGATGCATGATGCATGGCCGTTACCTTTCTAGGCAAGATGCCTGGAAGAGGCAAGATGCCGACATGGAATGTAACGTCGTCCGGTGGTTGCACTTGGATGTGCTCCCGGGCGTTTTTTCGCAAGAGTCAGACAGTGGATGTTTTTATCATGCTAATCATGTTGGGACTTTTCGTTACTGTCATGTTCGTGAGTTCATCCCCTACTGAAATAGATGTTATCCAGTAGATGGATGCTCTCCATTCGTTGGTTGTCCAAGGTGTGGA encodes:
- a CDS encoding aminoglycoside phosphotransferase family protein, producing MKNTEQAYKGTLLSNTDSLPVGHYFTLRMTSSDFSDTTRATQRLQWIRTTLADSTATLQRASSDAGFRSYWRSTSNGLSHILMDAPPHLENPHQWLRIHALLTSGGVRVPHILAQDLEAGFLLLEDLGIPTLAQRLDADNADTLFDAALDQLIALQCIVPPNDLPRFNTALLERDASLFEDWFLYRHLNLTLNRTDLDALKQVQQQLMDNALTQPRVLVHRDFMPRNLMLTTDGVTVLDFQDCTVGPVAYDPVSLFKDTSVSWPLARVDRWLTHYHARANAAKIPVQTLPHFLRDADWMGVQRHLKNLGIFARLHYRDGKSWYLENIPRFISYLEEILPRHPTLAPLAELIEHRIKPALAARMITEST
- a CDS encoding ComEA family DNA-binding protein, with product MKSFAMRLKSLLLLFVLAFTVHAANKVDINTASAEEMDKVLVNIGPSKASAIVKYREENGPFKSVEELALVKGIGMKTVERNRDLIEIGTRMAPAKHAKGTELKSVGKR